CGCCGCCGGATAGTACGCTTATGAAGATGGCAAATGTCGTGGCGACGCCGCATTTGGGCGCTTCCACCGAAGAGGCGCAGGTGGCCGTTTCTATAGATATCGCGGAATCCATCAAGGACGCATTACTGAATAAAGGCATACGCAACGCCGTCAACGTGCCGTCAATAGATTCCGAGATGATGAGAAATCTGCAGCCGTACCTTAACCTTGCGGAGAAGATAGGGCTTCTGCAAAGCCAGTTAGGGGAAGGCCATGTCCGTAAGATCAAAGTAAAATATATAGGGGATGTCACCGGCTACGATATCACTCCCATTACCATGGCGCTTGTAAAGGGCATTCTTTCGCCCATACTGCAGGAGACCATAAATTATATGAACGCGCTTCTTATCGCAAAGAACCGCGGCATTGAAGTGGCGGAATCAAAAACTACGGAGATAATAGACTTTGCCAATGCCATAGCGGTTACGGTAGAAACACAAAAAGGCACAAATCTGATAATGGGTTCGCTCTTTACAAAGACAGACCCGAGAATAATAAGAATAAATAATTTCTATGTGGACCTTGTGCCCAGAGGCCATTTGGTTTACATATCCAATAAAGATCTTCCCGGGGTAGTAGGCGAGATAGGGACTATTTTGGGCAAAAACAATATAAACATAGCCGGTATGACGTTCGGCCGCATAAATCCGGCCGGGGATGCCATAACAGTGCTCAATATAGACAGCGCGCCGAGTGAAGACGTTATGAATAAACTGCGCAAGGCCAAAAACATAAACGAAGTGAAAGCGATCGAGCTTTAAAAATTAAGGGGACAGGCTACTTTTTCAAAAGCCTGTCGGCAGAAAAAGTAGCCTGTCCCCTTTTACGCAATGGAGTAAGACATATGAAGAAAACGAAGACTAAAACCAAAAGCAGTACTCAAAAAATAATACGCCTTATCGATGTTACAAATAGAGACGGAGTCCAGACATCGAGGCTCGGGCTGGCAAAACTCGAGAAGACGATGCTCAATCTCTACCTCAATGAGATGGGCGTGCACCAGAGCGAATTCGGCTTCCCTGTGACACGGCACGAGACGAATTATCTCAATGCGAACCTTGAGCTTGTGAAGATGGGCGTCTTGAAGCCCATGATACTGAGCGGATGGGTGAGAGCGATAGTTGGGGATGTTGAAAAGGCGACTACGATGACTAAGGTTGAGCATCTTAACCTTTCCATTTCTACATCAGACCAGATGCTTTATCACAAATTTAAGGGCAAATTATCAAAAGATGACATAGTAAAGGAAATGACAGATGCTGTTGACCTCGCAAGGGCCAAGGGCATTAAGACCATAGGGGTAAATGCGGAGGACGCATCCAGGTCTGACATGGATTTCCTGATAAAATTTGCCCAAGGGGCCAAAGAGCATGGCGCAGACAGGATACGCTACTGCGATACTCTCGGCTATGACGATCCGTTTACTATTTATAAGAGGATAAGGTTATTGGCGGCAGAAGTCGGTATCCCGATAGAGCTGCACTGCCATAACGATCTTGGCATGGTAGTGGCGACAAGCGTTGCCGGCGCAAAGGCAGCCATAGACGGCGGCGTCGACGCTTATATAAATACGACGGTAAACGGCATGGGCGAGCGGGCCGGAAACGCGGATCTCGTCAGTGTGATTTTAGCGATCAAATATTCAAGCGGATTCATGGACAAGTATGTCCTTGACCCGAGGATAAAGCTGAACTGCGCCTGGAGGATAGCAAAATTTGCTTCATACGCCTTCGGGATACCCATACCCGTAAATCAGGTGGCGGTAGGCTCAAACGCATTCGCGCACGAGTCCGGCATACATGCCGACGGCGCCCTTAAAGACAGACGTAATTACGAACTTTACGATTTTGAGGAACTGGGAAGAGGCGAGGCGGAGATCATAGATACCGGCAGGATGATCACGGCCGGAGAATATAGCGGCATAAAAGGATTCCGAAATGTCTATGATAAACTCGAAGTGAAGTTTAAGGACGAGAAAGAAGCCACAAAGATCCTTGAACTTGTAAGGTATGCCAACGTTCATACCCAGAAGCCTCTTACCAATGATGAACTGAGATTTGTGGCAAAGTATCCCGATATCGCCAAAAAGATATTCACAATGACACCGTAGGAAATATGCGTAAGATATTTATTTTCTGGATAATATTTCTGGTTATACTGGCTATAGGTATTTCTCTGGCATTATGCAGCAAGATTGCCTTGAGGAGAGAAGAGCGAAAAGCCGAGAAATTGAAAAAATCTATTATTTCGCGGCCTTCTCGTGTACCGGATATGCCTACAGCGGGAGATAAGACCGAAGTCGAAATCGTACCGCTGGTATCACCTTCTTTAGATGATATGCCGTCCTCAGAAGACATACCGGTGCAGATCAACACTAATTCTCTGGAGATTGATATACCAGCGGGGCAACCGTTGATTCCGACCGAGAGCGAAGAACCCGAGGAAGAAGAACACGAGGAAAAGGAATAGTATGCCAAACACAGTACTTATAGGAGCGCAGTGGGGAGATGAAGGGAAGGGTAAGATAATAGACATCCTTTCCGAAAAATCGGACGTTATAATACGGTTTCAGGGCGGTAATAACGCCGGACATACTGTTGTTATAGACGAGGAAGAATTTATCCTTCATCTTATCCCGTCAGGCATATTGCACAAGGGGAGAGTATGCGTTATAGGTAACGGCGTTGTGGTAGACCCCGAAGCGCTTCTAGAAGAGATAGAAATGCTCAAAAAGCGGGATA
The Candidatus Omnitrophota bacterium DNA segment above includes these coding regions:
- the serA gene encoding phosphoglycerate dehydrogenase, producing MKILISDPLSAEGIKILEKEKDFRVDVKQKLPPEELKKIIGEYNALIVRSETKVTADIISSADNLKIIGRAGVGLDNVDVEAASKKGIIVMNAPAGNTISTAEHTMSLILAMSRNIAQANMSMREGKWDRKKFMGTELYNKILGVVGLGRIGTEVTKRALSFKMKVMVYDPYLSEEKAKKLEVELTDLATVLKNADYITVHTPLTSETKHLISEKEFGMMKKGVRVVNCARGGIIDEKALEAALASGHVAAAALDVYEKEPPPPDSTLMKMANVVATPHLGASTEEAQVAVSIDIAESIKDALLNKGIRNAVNVPSIDSEMMRNLQPYLNLAEKIGLLQSQLGEGHVRKIKVKYIGDVTGYDITPITMALVKGILSPILQETINYMNALLIAKNRGIEVAESKTTEIIDFANAIAVTVETQKGTNLIMGSLFTKTDPRIIRINNFYVDLVPRGHLVYISNKDLPGVVGEIGTILGKNNINIAGMTFGRINPAGDAITVLNIDSAPSEDVMNKLRKAKNINEVKAIEL
- a CDS encoding homocitrate synthase; translation: MKKTKTKTKSSTQKIIRLIDVTNRDGVQTSRLGLAKLEKTMLNLYLNEMGVHQSEFGFPVTRHETNYLNANLELVKMGVLKPMILSGWVRAIVGDVEKATTMTKVEHLNLSISTSDQMLYHKFKGKLSKDDIVKEMTDAVDLARAKGIKTIGVNAEDASRSDMDFLIKFAQGAKEHGADRIRYCDTLGYDDPFTIYKRIRLLAAEVGIPIELHCHNDLGMVVATSVAGAKAAIDGGVDAYINTTVNGMGERAGNADLVSVILAIKYSSGFMDKYVLDPRIKLNCAWRIAKFASYAFGIPIPVNQVAVGSNAFAHESGIHADGALKDRRNYELYDFEELGRGEAEIIDTGRMITAGEYSGIKGFRNVYDKLEVKFKDEKEATKILELVRYANVHTQKPLTNDELRFVAKYPDIAKKIFTMTP